From a single Nostoc sp. MS1 genomic region:
- a CDS encoding NAD-dependent epimerase/dehydratase family protein, whose amino-acid sequence MAKIIVTGAAGFIGSHLVEALLKQGEDVIGIDEVNDYYDPLLKRKNIANLQSSPNFTFIEGDIQFLDWQKLLQDVTVVYHQAAQAGVRASWGKGFRAYTERNINATQVLLEAAKDAKQLTRFVFASTSSVYGDAETLPTHEGIPPQPVSPYGITKLAAERLCGLYHKNFGVPFVALRYFTVYGPRQRPDMAFHKFFKSVLQDEAIPVYGDGQQTRDFTFVSDAVAANLAAARELAAIGEIFNVGGGSRVVLAEVLDTMEQIAGQPIKRNHIDKAMGDARHTAADVSKARKILGYAPNVTLKEGLVQEWQWVKSLYT is encoded by the coding sequence ATGGCCAAAATTATAGTTACTGGAGCAGCAGGGTTTATTGGTTCGCATCTAGTGGAAGCCTTGCTCAAACAAGGTGAAGATGTCATCGGGATTGATGAAGTGAACGATTACTACGACCCTTTATTAAAACGTAAGAATATTGCTAATTTACAATCGTCGCCTAACTTTACCTTTATTGAAGGAGATATTCAATTTTTAGATTGGCAGAAACTCCTACAAGATGTAACTGTGGTGTACCATCAGGCGGCGCAGGCAGGTGTAAGGGCGAGTTGGGGTAAAGGATTCCGCGCTTATACTGAACGCAACATTAATGCTACACAAGTTTTGTTGGAAGCGGCGAAGGATGCTAAACAATTAACTAGATTCGTATTTGCATCTACTTCTAGTGTATATGGGGATGCGGAAACACTACCTACCCATGAAGGGATTCCTCCGCAACCAGTTTCTCCCTATGGCATTACAAAGCTAGCTGCCGAACGTTTATGTGGGCTATATCACAAAAACTTTGGTGTGCCTTTTGTGGCTCTGCGTTATTTCACAGTTTATGGCCCTAGACAGCGCCCTGATATGGCTTTCCATAAGTTTTTTAAATCTGTTTTGCAGGATGAAGCCATTCCTGTTTATGGTGATGGACAGCAAACTCGTGATTTTACGTTTGTGAGTGATGCTGTAGCGGCAAATTTAGCTGCTGCTAGAGAATTGGCGGCTATAGGGGAAATATTTAATGTTGGTGGTGGTAGTAGGGTAGTTTTAGCTGAGGTGTTAGACACAATGGAACAAATCGCTGGTCAGCCAATTAAGCGAAATCACATAGATAAGGCGATGGGAGACGCACGTCACACGGCTGCTGATGTATCGAAGGCAAGGAAAATTCTAGGATATGCGCCAAATGTCACGTTGAAGGAGGGTTTGGTTCAAGAATGGCAATGGGTAAAGTCTTTGTACACCTAG
- the purD gene encoding phosphoribosylamine--glycine ligase, with protein sequence MKVIVVGNGGREHALAWKLLQSPQVEQVACVPGNGGTATLARCQNVPLAVDDFAGISEYALSQGFSLVVVGPEVPLAKGITNYLQDKGLKVFGPNRAGAQIEASKAWAKALMQEAGIPTAKAAVFTEAAAAKSYIRVQGAPIVVKADGLAAGKGVTVAETVEQAESAIDAIFQGQFGSAGEFAVIEECLIGQEVSVLALTDGVTIRPLLPAQDHKRIGEGDTGDNTGGMGAYAPAPIATPEIMARVQTEVLERAIAALKSKGIDYRGVLYAGLMITPNGDFKVLEFNCRFGDPETQVILPLLATPLEELILACVEQRLGELPPITWQTGASATVVAASGGYPGDYEKGKVITGIPQAEATGATVFHAGTKLNEQQQIVTDGGRVLNVTGIGENFEQALAQAYTGIKSIDFSDMYYRKDIGHRVLG encoded by the coding sequence GTGAAAGTTATAGTTGTAGGTAACGGGGGACGGGAACACGCTCTAGCGTGGAAACTGTTGCAATCACCGCAAGTTGAGCAAGTCGCCTGTGTGCCAGGAAATGGAGGAACGGCAACTCTGGCACGTTGCCAAAACGTACCTTTAGCAGTAGACGATTTTGCCGGAATTAGCGAATACGCCTTGAGTCAAGGTTTTTCTTTGGTGGTAGTCGGGCCAGAAGTGCCTTTAGCTAAAGGAATCACCAACTATCTGCAAGATAAAGGATTAAAGGTATTTGGCCCAAACAGAGCCGGGGCGCAGATTGAAGCGAGTAAGGCTTGGGCAAAAGCGCTGATGCAGGAAGCAGGGATTCCCACTGCTAAGGCTGCGGTATTTACGGAGGCAGCAGCAGCTAAGTCATACATCAGAGTGCAGGGAGCGCCAATAGTAGTTAAAGCCGATGGTTTGGCGGCTGGAAAGGGTGTCACTGTTGCCGAGACAGTCGAACAGGCAGAAAGCGCCATTGATGCTATCTTTCAAGGGCAGTTCGGCAGCGCCGGGGAGTTCGCAGTCATTGAAGAATGCTTGATTGGGCAAGAAGTCTCAGTATTAGCGTTGACGGATGGAGTAACAATTCGCCCCTTACTCCCAGCCCAAGACCATAAGCGGATAGGAGAGGGTGATACAGGAGATAACACTGGAGGGATGGGAGCTTACGCACCAGCGCCAATTGCGACACCAGAGATTATGGCACGGGTGCAAACAGAGGTATTAGAAAGAGCGATCGCCGCCTTAAAATCCAAAGGTATAGATTACCGTGGTGTACTATACGCTGGCTTGATGATTACGCCCAATGGAGATTTCAAAGTTTTAGAATTTAACTGCCGCTTTGGCGATCCAGAAACGCAAGTCATTCTCCCCTTGTTAGCTACTCCCTTAGAGGAGTTGATTTTAGCTTGTGTAGAGCAGCGTTTAGGCGAACTACCCCCCATTACTTGGCAAACAGGAGCCTCCGCCACTGTAGTAGCAGCCTCTGGTGGATATCCAGGCGATTATGAAAAAGGGAAAGTCATTACAGGTATCCCCCAAGCAGAAGCCACAGGCGCGACAGTGTTTCATGCAGGCACAAAATTAAACGAGCAACAACAAATAGTTACAGACGGCGGCCGAGTCCTGAATGTAACAGGAATCGGAGAAAATTTTGAACAAGCCCTCGCACAAGCGTACACTGGAATTAAGTCCATTGACTTTTCAGATATGTACTACCGAAAAGACATTGGTCATAGAGTTCTTGGTTGA
- the nblS gene encoding two-component system sensor histidine kinase NblS, with product MLALLKTIREAIANWWSEFTLQTKLLAAATLVVSLVMSGLTFWAVNTIQQDARMNDTRFGRDLGLLLAANVAPLVADHNLTEVAQFSQRFYSTTSSVRYMLYADETGKIFFGIPFWEPEVENSLSIERRIQLPEDYPGDGEKPMVRQHLSPDGIVTDVFIPLIVDKKYLGVLAIGINPNPIAVTSTNFTRDVTIAVFITIWVMVILAGVVNALTITKPIKELLVGVKQIAAGNFKQRIDLPLGGELGELILNFNEMAERLERYEEQNIEELTAEKAKLETLVSTIADGAVLIDNNMQVILVNPTARHIFGWEGADDVVGSNVLHHLPPTVQMEITRTLYDMASGDCESAEFRLTLSQPSKRTIRILLTTVLDLQRENIKGIAITVQDITREVELNEAKSQFISNVSHELRTPLFNIKSFIETLHDYGEDLSLEQRKEFLQTVNHETDRLTRLVNDVLDLSKLESGRSYNFDGVDLAQAIEQTLRTYQLNARDKGIELIQDVAPGLPLVLGNYDLLLQVLANLVGNALKFTPAGGKIAIRTYKLDTKPNSPNHSAQVRIEVSDTGIGIASEDQQAIFDRFFRVENRVHTLEGTGLGLSIVRNIVERHHSKVNLVSEVGVGTTFWFDLTLFEEEAPKKMAEAMGEQATLPAG from the coding sequence ATGCTGGCGCTGTTAAAAACAATTCGAGAAGCGATCGCCAACTGGTGGTCAGAGTTCACTCTCCAGACCAAACTATTAGCCGCAGCCACTTTGGTGGTTTCCTTGGTAATGAGTGGTTTGACATTTTGGGCGGTGAACACAATTCAGCAAGATGCCCGAATGAATGACACTCGGTTTGGGCGAGATTTAGGGCTGCTTTTGGCTGCTAATGTTGCCCCCCTAGTGGCTGACCATAATCTTACCGAGGTTGCCCAATTTTCCCAACGCTTCTATAGCACTACTTCTAGCGTGCGCTATATGCTCTACGCTGATGAAACTGGAAAGATATTTTTTGGCATTCCTTTTTGGGAACCAGAGGTGGAAAACTCCCTCTCCATTGAGCGGCGCATCCAATTACCAGAAGATTACCCTGGTGATGGTGAGAAGCCAATGGTAAGGCAACACCTGAGTCCAGATGGAATTGTGACTGATGTGTTTATCCCCCTGATTGTCGATAAAAAATATTTAGGGGTATTGGCGATTGGCATCAACCCCAATCCCATAGCCGTCACCTCTACTAATTTCACCCGTGATGTGACCATTGCTGTGTTTATCACAATTTGGGTCATGGTGATTTTGGCAGGGGTGGTTAACGCTTTAACCATCACCAAACCCATCAAGGAATTATTGGTAGGGGTAAAACAAATCGCAGCCGGGAACTTCAAGCAGCGAATTGATTTACCCTTGGGAGGAGAATTAGGGGAGTTAATTCTCAATTTTAACGAGATGGCAGAGCGCCTAGAGCGTTATGAAGAACAAAACATTGAGGAACTAACAGCAGAAAAAGCCAAACTCGAAACCCTAGTTTCTACCATCGCCGATGGTGCTGTGTTGATTGACAACAATATGCAGGTGATTTTAGTCAACCCCACAGCACGACACATTTTTGGTTGGGAAGGGGCAGATGATGTGGTGGGGAGTAATGTATTACACCACTTACCCCCAACCGTACAAATGGAAATCACCAGAACCTTGTACGATATGGCATCTGGTGACTGCGAAAGTGCCGAGTTTCGCCTTACCCTCAGCCAACCCAGCAAACGCACAATTCGGATTCTTTTAACTACAGTCCTCGACTTGCAACGGGAAAATATCAAAGGCATTGCAATCACAGTCCAAGATATTACCCGTGAAGTGGAGTTAAATGAAGCCAAAAGCCAATTTATCAGTAACGTTTCCCACGAACTACGAACGCCGTTATTTAACATCAAATCTTTTATAGAAACCTTGCATGACTACGGCGAAGACTTAAGTTTGGAACAACGCAAGGAATTTTTGCAAACGGTTAACCATGAAACAGACCGTCTGACTCGCCTAGTTAACGATGTTTTAGATTTATCTAAGCTAGAATCTGGTCGTAGCTACAATTTTGATGGGGTGGATTTAGCCCAGGCAATTGAACAAACATTGCGTACCTATCAACTCAACGCCAGGGATAAAGGTATTGAACTCATTCAAGATGTCGCCCCAGGCTTACCACTAGTTTTAGGCAATTACGACTTGCTATTACAAGTTCTAGCAAATCTAGTTGGTAATGCCCTTAAATTTACTCCCGCAGGCGGCAAAATTGCCATTCGTACCTACAAGTTAGATACTAAACCCAATTCTCCCAATCATTCTGCTCAAGTGCGTATAGAAGTTTCTGACACGGGTATTGGTATCGCTTCAGAAGACCAACAAGCTATTTTTGACCGTTTCTTCCGAGTAGAAAATAGGGTTCACACCTTGGAGGGTACAGGTTTAGGTTTGTCAATTGTCAGAAATATCGTGGAACGACACCACAGTAAAGTCAATCTAGTTAGTGAAGTAGGTGTTGGTACTACTTTTTGGTTTGACTTGACCTTGTTTGAAGAAGAAGCACCAAAAAAGATGGCTGAAGCTATGGGTGAACAAGCAACACTACCTGCTGGTTAG
- a CDS encoding calcium-binding protein gives MAIINGTDNPNQIDFLYGTDQDDIINGFAGDDNIYGGLGNDTLYGGLGNDKLHGGLGDDKLYGGEGNDYLDGEEGNNTLYAEAGNDYLDAANSSGNNLLDGGTGDDEIYAYSSRGNNTLKGGSGKDILDIRFSSGKNTLDGGADNDKLYARYSQGNNTLRGGSGDDYLGVDFSAGNNVLYGDDGNDILDVSYQWKGSNKVSGGNGNDTFYAYGVQGSNTFSGDSGNDSFYISSPPADTVVHPLATQTVDGGIDNDYLLIDYSTAIAPITSSFNTTTKQGLVTADTNQVSYKNIERLEIRGTVYDDNIVGNYGDTVLYGNAGNDTLGVNNNSRSKNNLYGGTGDDFLYADVTGGTNLLDGGEGNDYLSATNNYSYFYGGTQTLIGGAGNDTLDVSGSYGNNFLYGGAGNDFLDADYSSGLHILDGGDGDDYLSARGSSNGYLTKSHTLIGGAGNDTLNVESSRAENTLIGGTGNDVLIGGSNVDTFVFNSFDEGVDSIYNFENRNDIIQISASGFGGGLTAGLLSANQFTLGTVATTSNQRFIYDSNTGVLYFDQDGNGGRFTQQQLAQLYNVSSLSVSNFVVV, from the coding sequence ATGGCCATTATCAATGGTACAGATAACCCCAATCAAATTGATTTCCTTTATGGTACTGATCAAGATGATATCATCAATGGATTTGCAGGAGATGACAACATCTATGGAGGTTTAGGTAATGACACTCTCTATGGAGGCTTAGGTAACGACAAACTGCATGGAGGTTTAGGTGATGACAAACTCTACGGTGGTGAAGGTAATGACTATTTAGACGGCGAAGAGGGTAATAATACTCTGTATGCAGAAGCAGGTAATGATTACCTTGATGCCGCCAATTCCTCTGGGAACAACCTTTTAGATGGGGGAACGGGAGATGATGAAATTTACGCTTATAGTTCCCGTGGAAATAACACCCTCAAGGGTGGAAGTGGAAAAGATATTTTAGATATTCGCTTTTCTTCGGGAAAAAATACCTTAGATGGCGGTGCTGATAATGATAAACTTTACGCTCGCTACTCACAAGGAAACAATACACTCCGGGGTGGAAGTGGAGATGATTATCTTGGAGTTGATTTCTCTGCTGGTAATAATGTCCTATATGGAGATGATGGAAATGACATCCTTGATGTGAGTTATCAATGGAAAGGCAGCAATAAAGTTTCAGGTGGAAACGGAAATGATACTTTTTACGCCTATGGAGTTCAAGGTAGCAACACTTTCTCTGGTGATAGTGGTAACGACTCATTCTACATTAGTAGCCCACCAGCCGACACCGTTGTCCATCCCTTAGCGACTCAAACAGTTGATGGAGGGATAGATAATGATTACTTATTAATTGACTATAGCACGGCGATCGCTCCCATCACCTCAAGCTTTAACACCACTACTAAGCAGGGTTTAGTTACTGCCGACACAAATCAAGTCAGTTACAAAAATATCGAACGATTAGAGATTAGAGGTACGGTCTATGATGACAATATTGTCGGCAACTATGGAGACACAGTACTTTATGGGAATGCTGGTAATGACACTTTAGGCGTTAACAACAATTCACGTAGTAAAAACAATCTTTATGGCGGTACAGGTGACGACTTTTTATATGCAGACGTTACAGGCGGAACCAACTTACTAGATGGTGGAGAGGGCAATGATTATCTGTCTGCTACTAATAATTATTCCTACTTCTACGGCGGAACTCAGACCCTAATTGGTGGGGCTGGTAATGATACTTTGGATGTTAGCGGTTCTTATGGTAACAACTTCCTTTATGGAGGTGCAGGTAATGATTTCCTAGACGCAGATTATTCAAGTGGGCTACATATCCTAGATGGTGGTGATGGAGACGATTATCTATCTGCTAGAGGTTCCAGTAACGGCTATCTCACCAAATCTCACACTCTAATTGGTGGTGCAGGTAATGATACTTTAAATGTTGAGTCTTCGCGTGCTGAGAATACCTTAATCGGCGGTACAGGTAACGATGTTCTGATTGGTGGTTCCAATGTAGATACCTTTGTTTTCAATAGTTTTGATGAAGGGGTTGATAGTATCTATAACTTTGAAAACCGGAATGACATCATTCAAATATCTGCTAGTGGTTTTGGTGGAGGGTTAACAGCAGGTTTACTATCTGCCAATCAGTTTACCTTGGGTACAGTTGCCACAACGAGCAATCAACGATTTATTTACGACAGTAACACAGGAGTGCTGTATTTTGATCAAGATGGCAACGGTGGTAGATTTACTCAACAACAACTTGCACAACTATACAATGTATCTTCACTCAGCGTCAGCAATTTCGTAGTTGTTTAA
- a CDS encoding zinc ribbon domain-containing protein — MAKISCPQCHQQVDSQAITCPYCRTTLKAYGHPGITLHRAAKGTYLCDTCTYHVDDSCTFPQRPYAKDCTLYQNIADRNAQIEEQKSSNNFDASIKSWIKRNQALILILGLLLICLLFVIFTS, encoded by the coding sequence GTGGCGAAAATTTCCTGTCCCCAATGTCATCAGCAGGTTGATAGTCAGGCTATCACTTGTCCTTACTGCCGTACAACGCTCAAAGCCTACGGTCATCCTGGTATTACTCTACATCGTGCTGCTAAAGGCACATATTTGTGTGATACCTGTACTTATCACGTTGATGATAGTTGTACTTTTCCCCAGCGTCCTTACGCTAAAGATTGCACCCTTTACCAAAATATTGCTGACAGAAACGCTCAGATAGAAGAGCAAAAAAGCTCAAATAATTTTGACGCATCTATCAAAAGTTGGATTAAACGTAATCAAGCTTTGATATTGATATTGGGTTTATTGCTCATTTGTTTGCTGTTCGTCATATTCACTTCTTAA
- a CDS encoding HEAT repeat domain-containing protein, whose protein sequence is MLDWLAVWGVTQAVGFAFKSIFEDLAKDAAKDWAKDLLKSVPNNILQKLQKEDIETAAGTALKEFLQLMQQELEDADLEGAELQKYTQPLSIFIQDKSLKNTLGLPFKPDCQVINSQSLTKAWHENNLPLLPQEFDWERLAKRYLKKVKAIIRESDKLRPILDSQHLEEVKDNLQQLAGIPTEFDLLGYQEGLRERYGNLRLDSLDTTGYAYNELKLWRMFIAQNVREVHQVLPQVHELPKEHLKQLRESHQIEDISLDELAYYKQVYLNQPTFSVLDIINNRQNYQYIVILGDPGSGKSTLLQFLALNWAETPLGSAISQPLPLLIELRTYMRRRENNECSNFLDFFHKSSGIVHHLNQHKLHEQLKTGNALVMFDGLDEVFELGKREDIITDIHRFTNQYPDVRVIVTSRVIGYKPQRLRDAEFRHFMLQDLEPEQIQDFIHRWHELTFSDEGDRRRKKERLHRAIDTSVAIAELAGNPLLLTMMAILNRNQELPRDRATLYEQASRVLLHQWDVERALVEDYRLDPKTIDYKDKQAMLRQVAYKMQTSAKGLAGNLISTGDLEKILIRYLKNIEFDQPVIVARVMINQLRTRNFMLSYLGADYYAFVHRTFLEYFCAWEFVWQFKETQTLSIKDLNQEVFSKHWQDETWHEVLRLITGMIEPRFVCEILEYLMAQNGEQDKFINMFLAAKCLAEVRNRLLVVSTANKLLQQIKALTKYDLDYYYQPYLDEEETQLVQEIRTKAVTSVATTWKDDSETLPWLQQLATSDERDYVRRVALQELARSFKDDPDTLSWLKKCATTDNDWTVRQAAVQELARGFRDDPDTLPIVKQRGTIDDNEYVRQAAVQELARGFKDNSNTLPWLQQRAVTDNSGAVRQVVVQELVRAFKDSPDTLSWLKGCATSNDWTVRQAAVQELARVFKDDTDTLSILKQSAANDDNEYVRQAAVQELARGFKDNPDTLSILQQSAIADKSFDVRQAAVQELARGFKDEPQTLPWLKGRATIDNDKYVRRAAVQELARGFKDDPETLSILKGRAVVDLHSDVRRAAVQELARGFKNDPDTLSILKQRATSDDNESVRRAAVQELARGFKDDPDTLPILKKRATSDKYANVRQAALQELARGFKDDPDTLPILKKRAMSDNHLDVRHTALQELTRSFKNDPSMFEVFYHCAMNDPFTREYNFQHNPRQLALETIIEQYPHHPQTVQLLRDRAYNDPDEQVRAFACKELAQLDVPIQN, encoded by the coding sequence ATGTTAGATTGGTTAGCTGTTTGGGGCGTAACTCAAGCTGTCGGGTTTGCTTTTAAGTCGATTTTTGAGGACTTAGCAAAGGACGCGGCTAAAGATTGGGCTAAAGACTTATTAAAATCTGTTCCTAATAATATCTTACAGAAGCTGCAGAAGGAAGATATTGAAACTGCTGCTGGTACAGCCTTGAAGGAATTTTTGCAGTTAATGCAGCAGGAATTAGAAGATGCAGATTTAGAAGGAGCAGAACTACAAAAATATACTCAGCCTTTAAGTATCTTTATTCAAGATAAATCTTTAAAAAATACTCTTGGTCTTCCTTTTAAGCCAGACTGTCAAGTTATTAATTCTCAAAGTTTAACCAAGGCTTGGCATGAGAATAATTTACCACTTCTACCACAAGAATTTGATTGGGAAAGATTAGCTAAACGTTATCTCAAGAAAGTTAAAGCTATTATCCGAGAATCAGATAAGTTACGCCCAATTTTAGATTCTCAGCATTTAGAAGAAGTCAAGGACAACTTACAGCAGTTAGCTGGTATTCCTACAGAATTTGATTTGCTTGGTTATCAAGAAGGTCTGCGGGAACGATATGGGAACTTGCGGTTAGATAGTTTAGACACCACTGGTTACGCATACAACGAATTGAAGTTGTGGCGTATGTTCATCGCTCAAAATGTGCGGGAAGTTCATCAAGTTTTGCCTCAAGTCCATGAACTGCCGAAAGAACATTTAAAACAACTCAGAGAAAGTCATCAAATAGAAGATATTTCTTTAGATGAATTAGCATATTACAAACAGGTTTATCTTAATCAGCCCACTTTTTCAGTATTAGATATTATTAATAATCGGCAAAATTATCAATATATAGTAATTTTAGGCGATCCAGGTTCGGGAAAATCAACTTTATTACAATTCCTGGCATTAAATTGGGCAGAAACACCATTAGGTAGTGCCATTTCTCAGCCGCTACCTTTATTAATTGAATTACGTACTTATATGCGGCGGCGCGAAAATAATGAGTGTAGTAACTTTCTCGATTTTTTTCATAAAAGTAGTGGCATAGTTCATCATCTCAATCAACATAAACTACATGAACAGCTAAAGACTGGTAATGCTTTAGTGATGTTTGATGGTTTAGATGAGGTATTTGAACTGGGGAAACGGGAAGATATTATTACTGATATTCACCGTTTTACAAATCAGTATCCTGATGTAAGGGTAATTGTCACTTCTCGCGTTATTGGGTACAAACCTCAAAGGTTACGGGATGCAGAGTTTCGCCATTTTATGTTACAAGATTTGGAACCAGAACAAATTCAAGACTTTATCCATCGTTGGCATGAATTAACTTTCAGTGATGAAGGCGATAGAAGACGGAAGAAGGAACGGCTGCATCGGGCAATTGATACATCAGTTGCGATCGCTGAACTAGCAGGCAATCCCCTATTATTAACTATGATGGCTATCCTCAACCGTAATCAAGAGTTACCTAGAGATAGAGCCACGCTGTACGAGCAAGCATCACGGGTACTTCTGCATCAATGGGATGTAGAACGCGCTTTGGTGGAAGATTATCGCCTAGACCCGAAAACCATCGATTATAAAGATAAGCAAGCCATGTTGCGCCAAGTGGCTTATAAGATGCAAACCAGTGCCAAGGGTTTAGCGGGGAATTTAATTAGTACAGGTGATTTAGAAAAGATTTTAATTCGTTATTTAAAAAATATCGAATTTGACCAGCCTGTGATAGTTGCCAGAGTCATGATTAATCAACTACGGACTCGCAACTTTATGTTATCTTACCTGGGCGCAGATTATTATGCTTTTGTCCATCGAACTTTTCTAGAATATTTCTGTGCTTGGGAGTTTGTTTGGCAATTTAAAGAAACTCAAACTCTTTCAATTAAAGACTTAAATCAAGAAGTATTTAGTAAACACTGGCAAGATGAAACTTGGCATGAAGTTCTCCGCCTAATTACAGGCATGATTGAGCCAAGATTTGTCTGTGAAATTCTAGAATACTTAATGGCTCAAAATGGTGAACAAGATAAGTTTATTAATATGTTTCTCGCCGCCAAATGTCTGGCAGAAGTACGAAATCGTTTGTTAGTGGTATCCACAGCCAATAAATTACTGCAACAAATCAAAGCATTAACTAAATATGACCTTGACTACTATTATCAACCTTATTTAGATGAGGAAGAAACTCAACTAGTACAAGAAATTCGGACTAAAGCTGTGACATCTGTGGCTACAACTTGGAAAGATGACTCAGAAACTTTGCCTTGGTTGCAACAACTAGCTACAAGTGATGAACGCGACTATGTGCGTCGTGTCGCCTTGCAAGAATTGGCACGGAGTTTCAAAGATGATCCTGATACCTTATCTTGGTTGAAAAAATGTGCCACCACAGATAATGATTGGACTGTCCGCCAAGCTGCCGTGCAAGAATTAGCTAGGGGTTTTCGAGATGACCCTGATACTTTACCAATTGTCAAACAACGGGGAACAATTGATGATAATGAGTACGTGCGCCAAGCCGCCGTGCAGGAATTAGCTAGGGGTTTTAAGGATAACTCCAATACTCTACCTTGGCTGCAACAACGGGCTGTTACTGATAATTCCGGGGCTGTGAGACAAGTAGTTGTGCAAGAATTGGTGAGAGCTTTTAAAGATAGTCCCGATACCCTGTCTTGGTTGAAAGGATGCGCTACTAGTAATGACTGGACTGTCCGCCAAGCCGCAGTGCAAGAATTAGCTAGGGTGTTTAAGGATGACACCGATACCTTATCTATTCTTAAACAGAGTGCGGCTAATGATGATAATGAGTATGTGCGCCAAGCCGCAGTGCAGGAATTAGCCAGGGGTTTCAAAGATAACCCTGATACTTTATCTATTCTCCAACAAAGTGCGATCGCTGATAAATCTTTTGATGTCCGCCAAGCCGCAGTACAAGAATTGGCTAGGGGTTTCAAAGATGAACCGCAAACTCTCCCCTGGTTGAAAGGGCGTGCGACCATTGACAATGATAAATATGTCCGCCGGGCGGCTGTACAAGAGTTAGCCAGGGGTTTTAAAGATGACCCTGAGACATTATCAATTCTCAAAGGGCGTGCTGTAGTTGATTTACACTCGGATGTAAGACGGGCGGCTGTACAAGAATTAGCCAGGGGTTTTAAAAATGACCCCGATACCTTATCTATTCTCAAACAACGCGCCACATCTGATGATAATGAGTCTGTACGCCGGGCGGCTGTGCAAGAATTAGCCAGGGGTTTTAAAGATGACCCAGATACCTTACCAATTCTCAAAAAACGCGCCACATCAGATAAATACGCCAACGTCCGCCAAGCCGCATTACAGGAATTAGCTAGGGGTTTTAAAGATGACCCCGACACCTTGCCAATTCTCAAAAAACGTGCTATGTCAGATAATCATTTAGATGTGCGACATACAGCACTGCAAGAATTAACGCGCAGTTTTAAAAATGACCCAAGTATGTTTGAAGTGTTTTATCACTGTGCGATGAACGACCCCTTTACCCGTGAGTACAACTTCCAGCACAACCCGCGACAATTAGCCTTAGAAACAATTATTGAACAATATCCGCATCATCCCCAGACTGTACAATTATTACGCGATCGCGCCTACAATGACCCAGATGAGCAAGTTAGGGCGTTTGCTTGTAAGGAGTTGGCACAATTGGATGTACCAATTCAAAATTAA
- a CDS encoding TIGR03792 family protein → MVIEFLKFKVDPDLREAYIQKDAEIWTTALAQYPGFLGKEVWINPHDSTEVVFVIHWETKEHWQAIPVEDLEAIEQRFRQAVGNCYEFVESGEYQVRKFPHV, encoded by the coding sequence GTGGTTATAGAATTTCTGAAGTTTAAAGTTGACCCTGATCTGCGAGAGGCTTATATCCAGAAGGATGCAGAGATTTGGACAACAGCACTAGCGCAGTATCCGGGGTTTTTGGGTAAAGAAGTTTGGATTAATCCTCACGACTCTACAGAGGTTGTCTTTGTGATTCATTGGGAAACAAAGGAACATTGGCAAGCCATACCAGTAGAGGATTTAGAGGCTATTGAGCAAAGGTTTAGGCAAGCTGTGGGTAACTGTTATGAGTTCGTGGAATCTGGAGAATATCAAGTACGGAAATTTCCCCATGTTTAA
- a CDS encoding phasin family protein translates to MDSNNWLQQLMMLGIGTTSVVAEKLKQASDELVKDGKLNPEQAKAVMDDIVQQLKSEQGNWDAQMQRQMRNMMQDLGVARQSEVDELRGRIDRLERQVRDLENKLWR, encoded by the coding sequence ATGGACAGCAACAATTGGTTGCAGCAGTTAATGATGCTTGGTATCGGTACAACGTCTGTCGTAGCGGAAAAACTCAAGCAGGCTAGTGATGAATTGGTGAAGGACGGTAAGCTTAATCCAGAACAAGCTAAGGCGGTAATGGATGACATTGTACAGCAGTTAAAGTCGGAGCAAGGAAATTGGGATGCCCAAATGCAACGACAAATGCGTAATATGATGCAGGATTTAGGGGTGGCGCGTCAGTCTGAGGTGGATGAATTGCGGGGACGAATTGACCGCTTAGAACGTCAAGTGCGAGATTTAGAAAATAAGCTTTGGCGTTAG